A single window of Nicotiana sylvestris chromosome 3, ASM39365v2, whole genome shotgun sequence DNA harbors:
- the LOC104236642 gene encoding pumilio homolog 23-like isoform X1, with product MVSVGLQALILRKHKACDLTEQSIAWEDKANNQGGRKRRMGRKTSKKHAGVDADHTVESVSGGKAYGNNRHHKPDQTTPVPQTFFLRQQIDPETAKYFAEIANAIEGTEIDPEERSVICGNALEETRGKEVELATDYIISHTLQTLLEGCSLDHLCSFLQSCAKNISHIAADRSGSHVVETALKSLSYHFQENENHSLIEQTLTKICKAIVVNPVDIMCNCHGSHVLRSLLCLLKGVSLEEFHSTKSSVVLAERLNLKAPHAKDNGSLRSQQIFPYLLKIFVSEMLNAAGEDISKLQTNQYSSLVLQTALKLLAGNEQELLHLIRVLLGSSTESANAGNLLEGKTIRNISRLVEETAYSHLMEVILEFAPETLYNELLTKVFRKSLFRMSSHHCANFVVQALASHAKSEDHMDLIWEELGTKFHDLFEMGKSGVVASVLAATQRLHSREHECCQAIVAAVCTGDEFPKCIIPRILFLGNFFCSGDKSNWCWPHGTKIHVVGSLILQSIFRLPSELIQVYVTSITSLEEHHVLEASKDPSGSRVIESFLNSNISAKQKRKLVAKLRGHFGELSVHPFGSFTVEKCFTASNLSLRETIVSEMLPLQSELSKTKQGPYLLRKLDIDGFARQPDQWKSRQASQQSALKEFYATFGPTDTKSLVKENFLADTHSKPKQEKLKDIRKEIETTLASAKTSNTPLLAHQVSKKVKRSKDEKKRHRKDGQSESQRKKTKV from the exons ATGGTTTCTGTAGGTCTGCAAGCTCTAATTTTGAGAAAACATAAAGCCTGTGATTTGACGGAGCAGTCAATTGCTTGGGAGGATAAAGCGAATAATCAGGGGGGAAGGAAAAGAAGAATGGGCCGAAAGACATCGAAAAAGCATGCTGGAGTTGATGCTGATCATACTGTCGAAAGTGTATCTGGAGGGAAGGCCTATGGAAATAATAGGCATCATAAGCCCGACCAGACAACCCCTGTTCCACAGACATTTTTTCTCAG ACAGCAGATTGATCCGGAGACTGCAAAGTACTTTGCAGAGATCGCTAATGCCATAGAAGGTACAGAAATTGACCCAGAAGAGCGGTCTGTCATTTGTGGAAATGCATTGGAAGAAACCAGAGGGAAAGAAGTAGAACTTGCAACTGATTATATAATAAGCCATACTTTGCAAACTCTACTTGAAGGCTGTTCTTTGGATCACCTTTGTAGTTTCCTTCAGAGCTGTGCAAAGAATATCTCTCATATTGCAGCTGATAGATCAGGTTCTCACGTGGTTGAAACAGCTTTAAAGTCTCTATCTTATCACTTTCAGGAAAATGAGAACCATTCTCTGATTGAACAGACTTTGACTAAAATTTGTAAG GCAATTGTTGTCAATCCTGTTGATATAATGTGCAACTGCCATGGATCTCATGTGCTTCGGAGTCTACTTTGCCTACTTAAAGGGGTGTCTTTAGAAGAGTTTCATTCCACAAAGTCATCAGTTGTCTTGGCTGAACGCTTGAATCTCAAGGCACCTCATGCAAAAGACAATGGCTCGCTGCGGTCTCAgcaaatatttccttatttgctTAAAATTTTTGTATCAGAGATGTTAAATGCTGCCGGCGAAGACATTTCAAAACTTCAAACTAATCAATACAGCAGTTTAGTTCTGCAG ACTGCTTTGAAATTATTGGCCGGAAACGAACAGGAATTGTTGCATTTAATTCGCGTTCTTCTAGGGAGCAGCACTGAAAGTGCAAATGCTGGAAACTTGTTAGAAGGAAAAACCATAAGAAACATTTCAAGGCTAGTGGAAGAAACTGCATACAGTCATTTAATGGAG GTCATCCTGGAATTTGCTCCTGAAACATTGTACAATGAGTTGTTAACAAAAGTTTTCAGGAAGTCATTGTTTCGAATGTCATCTCATCACTGTGCGAACTTCGTCGTGCAGGCTTTAGCATCTCACGCCAAAAGTGAGGATCAT ATGGACTTGATCTGGGAGGAGCTTGGGACAAAGTTTCACGATCTTTTCGAAATGGGAAAGTCTGGAGTTGTTGCTTCTGTCCTTGCTGCAACTCAAAGGCTCCACAGCCGTGAACATGAG TGTTGTCAGGCCATTGTTGCCGCTGTATGCACAGGGGATGAGTTTCCCAAGTGTATCATCCCCCGAATATTATTTCTTGGAAATTTCTTTTGCTCGGGAGACAAATCTAACTGGTGTTGGCCACACGGAACAAAGATCCATGTAGTTGGATCTCTTATTCTGCAGTCGATATTTAGACTTCCCAGT GAACTCATACAGGTCTACGTCACTAGTATCACATCTTTGGAAGAGCATCATGTTCTTGAGGCATCGAAAGATCCTAGTGGTTCACGGGTCATTGAATCTTTTCTCAACTCAAATATATCGGCAAAGCAAAAGCGGAAGTTAGTTGCCAA GCTTCGAGGACATTTTGGTGAGCTCTCAGTGCACCCATTTGGTTCATTTACAGTTGAAAAGTGCTTCACTGCTAGTAATTTGTCGCTGAGAGAAACAATAGTGTCGGAAATGTTACCTCTCCAATCAGAGCTATCCAAGACTAAGCAGGGACCTTACCTACTGAGGAAACTCGATATTGATGG TTTTGCAAGGCAACCTGATCAGTGGAAGTCGAGACAAGCTTCACAACAATCTGCGCTCAAAGAATTTTATGCTACATTCGGACCAACGGATACCAAATCACTTGTAAAGGAGAACTTTCTTGCTGATACTCATTCCAAACCAAAGCAAGAAAAATTGAAAGACATTAGGAAAGAGATCGAGACGACTTTGGCTTCTGCCAAAACTTCCAATACCCCCTTGTTGGCTCATCAGGTTTCCAAAAAGGTGAAAAGATCGAAAGATGAGAAGAAAAGGCATAGGAAAGATGGTCAATCAGAATCTCAAAGAAAGAAGACTAAAGTTTAA
- the LOC104236642 gene encoding pumilio homolog 23-like isoform X2 has protein sequence MGRKTSKKHAGVDADHTVESVSGGKAYGNNRHHKPDQTTPVPQTFFLRQQIDPETAKYFAEIANAIEGTEIDPEERSVICGNALEETRGKEVELATDYIISHTLQTLLEGCSLDHLCSFLQSCAKNISHIAADRSGSHVVETALKSLSYHFQENENHSLIEQTLTKICKAIVVNPVDIMCNCHGSHVLRSLLCLLKGVSLEEFHSTKSSVVLAERLNLKAPHAKDNGSLRSQQIFPYLLKIFVSEMLNAAGEDISKLQTNQYSSLVLQTALKLLAGNEQELLHLIRVLLGSSTESANAGNLLEGKTIRNISRLVEETAYSHLMEVILEFAPETLYNELLTKVFRKSLFRMSSHHCANFVVQALASHAKSEDHMDLIWEELGTKFHDLFEMGKSGVVASVLAATQRLHSREHECCQAIVAAVCTGDEFPKCIIPRILFLGNFFCSGDKSNWCWPHGTKIHVVGSLILQSIFRLPSELIQVYVTSITSLEEHHVLEASKDPSGSRVIESFLNSNISAKQKRKLVAKLRGHFGELSVHPFGSFTVEKCFTASNLSLRETIVSEMLPLQSELSKTKQGPYLLRKLDIDGFARQPDQWKSRQASQQSALKEFYATFGPTDTKSLVKENFLADTHSKPKQEKLKDIRKEIETTLASAKTSNTPLLAHQVSKKVKRSKDEKKRHRKDGQSESQRKKTKV, from the exons ATGGGCCGAAAGACATCGAAAAAGCATGCTGGAGTTGATGCTGATCATACTGTCGAAAGTGTATCTGGAGGGAAGGCCTATGGAAATAATAGGCATCATAAGCCCGACCAGACAACCCCTGTTCCACAGACATTTTTTCTCAG ACAGCAGATTGATCCGGAGACTGCAAAGTACTTTGCAGAGATCGCTAATGCCATAGAAGGTACAGAAATTGACCCAGAAGAGCGGTCTGTCATTTGTGGAAATGCATTGGAAGAAACCAGAGGGAAAGAAGTAGAACTTGCAACTGATTATATAATAAGCCATACTTTGCAAACTCTACTTGAAGGCTGTTCTTTGGATCACCTTTGTAGTTTCCTTCAGAGCTGTGCAAAGAATATCTCTCATATTGCAGCTGATAGATCAGGTTCTCACGTGGTTGAAACAGCTTTAAAGTCTCTATCTTATCACTTTCAGGAAAATGAGAACCATTCTCTGATTGAACAGACTTTGACTAAAATTTGTAAG GCAATTGTTGTCAATCCTGTTGATATAATGTGCAACTGCCATGGATCTCATGTGCTTCGGAGTCTACTTTGCCTACTTAAAGGGGTGTCTTTAGAAGAGTTTCATTCCACAAAGTCATCAGTTGTCTTGGCTGAACGCTTGAATCTCAAGGCACCTCATGCAAAAGACAATGGCTCGCTGCGGTCTCAgcaaatatttccttatttgctTAAAATTTTTGTATCAGAGATGTTAAATGCTGCCGGCGAAGACATTTCAAAACTTCAAACTAATCAATACAGCAGTTTAGTTCTGCAG ACTGCTTTGAAATTATTGGCCGGAAACGAACAGGAATTGTTGCATTTAATTCGCGTTCTTCTAGGGAGCAGCACTGAAAGTGCAAATGCTGGAAACTTGTTAGAAGGAAAAACCATAAGAAACATTTCAAGGCTAGTGGAAGAAACTGCATACAGTCATTTAATGGAG GTCATCCTGGAATTTGCTCCTGAAACATTGTACAATGAGTTGTTAACAAAAGTTTTCAGGAAGTCATTGTTTCGAATGTCATCTCATCACTGTGCGAACTTCGTCGTGCAGGCTTTAGCATCTCACGCCAAAAGTGAGGATCAT ATGGACTTGATCTGGGAGGAGCTTGGGACAAAGTTTCACGATCTTTTCGAAATGGGAAAGTCTGGAGTTGTTGCTTCTGTCCTTGCTGCAACTCAAAGGCTCCACAGCCGTGAACATGAG TGTTGTCAGGCCATTGTTGCCGCTGTATGCACAGGGGATGAGTTTCCCAAGTGTATCATCCCCCGAATATTATTTCTTGGAAATTTCTTTTGCTCGGGAGACAAATCTAACTGGTGTTGGCCACACGGAACAAAGATCCATGTAGTTGGATCTCTTATTCTGCAGTCGATATTTAGACTTCCCAGT GAACTCATACAGGTCTACGTCACTAGTATCACATCTTTGGAAGAGCATCATGTTCTTGAGGCATCGAAAGATCCTAGTGGTTCACGGGTCATTGAATCTTTTCTCAACTCAAATATATCGGCAAAGCAAAAGCGGAAGTTAGTTGCCAA GCTTCGAGGACATTTTGGTGAGCTCTCAGTGCACCCATTTGGTTCATTTACAGTTGAAAAGTGCTTCACTGCTAGTAATTTGTCGCTGAGAGAAACAATAGTGTCGGAAATGTTACCTCTCCAATCAGAGCTATCCAAGACTAAGCAGGGACCTTACCTACTGAGGAAACTCGATATTGATGG TTTTGCAAGGCAACCTGATCAGTGGAAGTCGAGACAAGCTTCACAACAATCTGCGCTCAAAGAATTTTATGCTACATTCGGACCAACGGATACCAAATCACTTGTAAAGGAGAACTTTCTTGCTGATACTCATTCCAAACCAAAGCAAGAAAAATTGAAAGACATTAGGAAAGAGATCGAGACGACTTTGGCTTCTGCCAAAACTTCCAATACCCCCTTGTTGGCTCATCAGGTTTCCAAAAAGGTGAAAAGATCGAAAGATGAGAAGAAAAGGCATAGGAAAGATGGTCAATCAGAATCTCAAAGAAAGAAGACTAAAGTTTAA